One part of the Paenibacillus silvisoli genome encodes these proteins:
- a CDS encoding sensor histidine kinase translates to MFKRTQAALTRQFSVTIGIILALTVLFALWMVQHMITASQNNQLLSISKQYASELNDVMSSPKWKTLLNAFANREKLSASFAPSGLQLNQMAWLIGPKGDILLQSSGKDNVLSMDFPLTSLLPSLLDAPDNTFDNVHAGDRTFRVGGILFNAGASETYRIIVAQEVTNDVALLARLRWAFIGFAAAMLVLGAGAGYLLAGRAMIPIVQAYRRQEQFTADASHELRTPLSILRSSMEVLNEQREALPSFHRRVLAKSGKEIHHLIRLVDNLLTLARSDNGRIELMKTTFSLSHTIRQVVEQLEPLAAGKQIRIACKGLDSGDVCVHGDEVRIRQLAFILVENAIQYNREGGTVTIGVEAGLSELTMTVADTGIGISKAHLSGIFERFYRLDQARTRRSEGMGLGLAIAKQIVLAHQGKLRVESQEGAGTTFYVRLPNLSESFQNVPLQ, encoded by the coding sequence ATGTTTAAGCGGACGCAGGCGGCGTTGACGCGCCAATTTTCGGTCACGATCGGCATTATTTTGGCGTTGACGGTTCTGTTCGCGCTTTGGATGGTACAGCACATGATTACGGCCTCGCAAAATAATCAGCTTCTCTCGATCAGCAAGCAATACGCTTCCGAGCTGAACGATGTGATGAGCTCCCCGAAATGGAAGACGCTGCTGAACGCCTTCGCGAACCGCGAGAAGCTAAGCGCGTCCTTCGCGCCGAGCGGGCTGCAGCTGAATCAAATGGCGTGGCTGATCGGTCCGAAGGGGGACATTTTGCTTCAATCTTCGGGCAAGGACAACGTCTTGAGCATGGATTTCCCGCTGACCTCCTTGCTGCCGAGTCTCCTCGACGCGCCGGACAACACGTTCGACAATGTGCATGCCGGTGACCGGACGTTCCGGGTTGGCGGCATTCTGTTCAATGCGGGCGCGAGTGAAACATACAGGATCATCGTCGCGCAGGAGGTGACTAACGATGTCGCTCTGCTGGCTCGATTGCGATGGGCGTTCATCGGCTTTGCCGCAGCCATGCTGGTGCTTGGCGCCGGCGCCGGCTATCTGCTGGCAGGCCGGGCGATGATCCCCATCGTTCAAGCGTACCGGAGGCAGGAGCAGTTCACGGCCGATGCGTCGCATGAGCTGCGCACGCCGCTTAGCATTTTGCGTTCATCGATGGAGGTGCTGAATGAGCAGCGGGAGGCGCTGCCTTCTTTTCACCGGAGGGTGCTGGCCAAATCGGGCAAAGAGATTCACCATCTGATCCGTTTGGTCGACAATCTGCTGACGCTGGCCCGCAGCGATAACGGACGGATCGAGCTGATGAAGACGACCTTCTCGCTCAGCCATACGATAAGGCAGGTCGTGGAGCAGCTGGAGCCGCTGGCGGCGGGCAAGCAAATACGGATCGCCTGTAAGGGCTTGGACTCCGGTGACGTGTGCGTGCATGGCGATGAAGTGAGGATCAGGCAGCTTGCTTTTATATTGGTCGAAAATGCGATTCAGTACAATCGGGAGGGCGGCACGGTAACGATCGGCGTGGAAGCTGGCCTTAGCGAATTGACGATGACCGTCGCCGATACCGGCATCGGCATCTCGAAAGCCCATTTGAGCGGCATCTTCGAGCGGTTTTACCGGCTCGATCAAGCGCGTACCCGCCGCTCGGAAGGGATGGGGTTGGGGCTGGCGATCGCCAAGCAGATCGTGCTGGCGCATCAGGGCAAGCTTCGGGTTGAGAGCCAGGAAGGAGCGGGTACAACCTTTTATGTCCGCCTGCCGAACCTTTCAGAGTCGTTTCAGAATGTGCCTCTACAATGA
- a CDS encoding response regulator transcription factor: protein MRILLAEDDETLGELTEHQLRRRYHVVDWLKDGMEARDAMGPGRYDAYVLDWMLPGATGMELVREARRRDDHTPILLLTARDAVQDRVEGLHAGADDYMIKPFAFEELEARLLALFRRQERAIQSETLQAGELSVNLNRHEVTRGGEPITLTRREFQLLACLIRHAGHVLSREQLLDQVWGVGAEVTLNTVDATVKLLRKKVDEPHPVKYIHSIYGAGYRLAPAGGEDDV from the coding sequence TTGCGGATACTATTGGCAGAGGACGACGAGACGCTCGGGGAACTGACGGAGCACCAGCTGCGGCGGCGCTACCATGTCGTCGATTGGCTGAAGGACGGGATGGAAGCGCGCGATGCGATGGGGCCGGGCCGGTATGACGCTTATGTGCTGGATTGGATGCTCCCCGGGGCGACGGGGATGGAGCTGGTTCGGGAAGCGCGAAGAAGGGATGACCATACGCCGATATTACTGCTTACCGCACGGGACGCTGTGCAGGATCGGGTGGAAGGTCTGCATGCAGGCGCGGATGACTATATGATCAAGCCGTTTGCGTTCGAAGAGCTGGAAGCGCGGCTGCTCGCTTTGTTCCGCCGGCAAGAGCGCGCGATCCAGTCCGAGACGCTTCAGGCGGGGGAGCTGAGCGTGAACCTGAACCGTCACGAGGTGACGCGCGGCGGCGAGCCGATAACGCTGACCCGGCGCGAATTTCAGCTGCTCGCTTGCTTGATCCGGCATGCGGGGCATGTGCTTTCCCGCGAGCAGCTGCTGGATCAGGTGTGGGGCGTAGGCGCCGAGGTGACGCTCAATACGGTGGACGCGACGGTCAAGCTGCTGCGCAAGAAGGTGGACGAGCCTCATCCGGTCAAATATATCCACAGCATCTACGGCGCGGGCTACCGTCTCGCGCCGGCCGGCGGTGAGGACGATGTTTAA